The following are encoded together in the Methylomonas methanica MC09 genome:
- a CDS encoding hydantoinase B/oxoprolinase family protein, with protein sequence MSGWQFWIDRGGTFTDIVAYTPDGRIVSRKLLSENPEHYQDAALQGIGEILQAAPEGLSARIDSVKMGTTVGTNALLERKGEPVALLINRGFKDCLRIGYQNRPDIFALNIQRPEPLYQRVVEIDARVGAEGEVLQALDEDVVRQQLQAIYRRGIRAIAIVLLHAWRFPDHELAVAEIARAMGFTQISLSHQASPLPKIVARGDTTVLDAYLSPLLRRYVRQVRQGLAQISPSSRLLFMQSNGGLVRADDFQGKDSILSGPAGGMIGAVEVAKLAGLPKIIAFDMGGTSTDVAHYAGELERTLDTEVAGVRIRTPMMAIHTVAAGGGSILSFDGFRYRVGPESAGANPGPACYRRGGPLTVTDANLLLGKLPDFPAVFGAEGNLPPDAERIGQLFSELADRINSASGDSRGPEQVAEGFLSIAIENMAEAIKKISVQKGYHLAEYALCCYGAAGGQHACLLADRLGMRTILLHPLAGVLSAYGMGLADFRLVKQQALEQPWDEIDFGILKRQWSELERQGRATLREQGLADDRISSQWRLDLRYQGTDTALTLDFTEPEQIPSQFETLYRQRFGFCYAQRPLLLAAIQVECIGREAGDAEPPLTTQQQNGQAERITRMFSQNAWHETPVYRREDLSAQAPLVGPAIVLEATSTIVIEPGWQAQLQAGGDLLLTRRRALSDRHTVGAQRDPVLLEIFNRRFMSVAEQMGFVLQNTAHSVNIKERLDFSCAVFDAHGQLVANAPHIPVHLGSMGESVKALIALKGDDFQAGEAYLSNSPYAGGTHLPDITVVTPVFDADDGQLLFFVASRGHHADIGGISPGSMPANSRCIEDEGILSAGLRILEHGEFQEQAVRQWLASNPHPARNPQQNLADLQAQIAANQKGVQELLAMVKAYSLPVVTAYMQHVQDHAESCVRELLTRLAAGRFEYTMDQGAKIVVTVGVDHERRCARIDFSGTSPQLPGNFNAPAAVCKAAVLYVFRSLLQDDIPLNAGCLKPLDIIIPPGCLLNPVYPAAVVAGNVETSQYIVDALYGALGALAASQGSMNNLTFGNARLQYYETICGGAGAGDGFNGADAVHTHMTNSRITDPEILEARFPVLLREFSIRSGSGGAGQYKGGDGVIRRIEFREAMRVGILSSHRVLPPFGLMGGGDGALGANRLIRRDGRSEQLTGCAEIQVEAGDTIVIETPGGGGYGTC encoded by the coding sequence ATGTCAGGCTGGCAATTTTGGATCGATAGAGGCGGTACGTTTACCGATATTGTGGCGTATACGCCGGACGGCCGCATCGTCAGCCGTAAGTTGCTGTCGGAAAACCCCGAACATTATCAAGACGCGGCCCTGCAAGGCATAGGGGAGATTCTGCAAGCCGCGCCTGAAGGCTTATCCGCGCGTATCGACAGCGTCAAAATGGGCACTACGGTGGGCACCAATGCCTTGTTGGAGCGCAAGGGCGAGCCGGTGGCGCTGCTGATCAATCGCGGTTTCAAGGACTGCTTGCGGATCGGCTATCAGAACCGGCCGGACATTTTTGCGTTGAATATTCAACGCCCCGAGCCGCTGTATCAGCGCGTGGTTGAAATCGACGCGCGGGTCGGCGCGGAGGGCGAGGTATTGCAGGCGCTGGATGAAGACGTTGTGCGGCAGCAGTTGCAGGCGATCTATCGGCGGGGCATACGTGCGATTGCCATTGTGCTGCTGCATGCCTGGCGATTTCCCGATCACGAACTGGCCGTGGCGGAGATTGCCCGGGCGATGGGTTTTACGCAAATATCCCTGTCCCATCAGGCCAGCCCGTTGCCGAAAATCGTTGCGCGTGGCGACACCACGGTATTGGACGCTTATCTATCGCCCTTATTACGGCGCTATGTCCGCCAAGTACGGCAGGGTTTGGCGCAGATCAGCCCCTCCAGCCGCCTGCTGTTCATGCAATCCAACGGTGGATTGGTACGGGCCGACGATTTTCAGGGCAAGGACAGTATTTTGTCCGGCCCGGCCGGCGGCATGATAGGCGCGGTAGAGGTCGCCAAACTAGCCGGTTTGCCGAAAATCATCGCCTTCGATATGGGCGGCACCTCTACCGATGTGGCCCATTATGCCGGAGAGTTGGAGCGTACGCTGGATACCGAGGTGGCCGGGGTGCGCATACGGACGCCGATGATGGCGATTCATACTGTCGCCGCGGGCGGCGGTTCGATTCTTTCTTTCGACGGTTTTCGCTACCGGGTCGGGCCGGAATCGGCGGGCGCCAATCCGGGGCCGGCCTGTTACCGGCGCGGCGGACCGTTGACGGTGACCGATGCCAATTTGCTGCTCGGCAAATTGCCGGATTTTCCGGCGGTATTCGGCGCGGAGGGCAATTTACCGCCCGATGCAGAACGGATAGGGCAACTGTTTAGCGAATTGGCAGATCGCATCAACAGTGCCAGCGGCGACAGCCGCGGCCCGGAGCAAGTCGCGGAAGGATTTTTGAGCATAGCCATCGAAAACATGGCAGAGGCGATCAAGAAAATCTCGGTGCAAAAAGGCTATCACTTGGCCGAATACGCCTTGTGTTGTTACGGCGCCGCCGGCGGGCAACATGCGTGTTTATTAGCGGACAGGCTGGGCATGCGCACGATATTGCTGCATCCCTTGGCGGGCGTTTTGTCTGCTTACGGCATGGGTTTGGCGGATTTTCGGCTGGTCAAACAGCAGGCATTGGAGCAGCCGTGGGATGAAATCGATTTTGGAATTCTGAAGCGGCAGTGGTCGGAATTGGAGCGGCAGGGCCGGGCGACCTTGCGGGAACAAGGTCTGGCGGATGACCGGATCAGCAGCCAGTGGCGCCTGGATCTGCGCTACCAGGGTACCGATACCGCGTTGACGCTGGATTTTACCGAGCCGGAACAGATACCCAGCCAGTTCGAAACTTTATATCGTCAGCGGTTCGGTTTTTGTTACGCGCAACGGCCGTTGTTGCTGGCGGCGATTCAAGTCGAATGCATAGGCCGGGAAGCAGGCGATGCGGAACCGCCCCTCACTACGCAGCAACAGAACGGTCAAGCCGAACGCATTACGCGTATGTTTAGCCAAAATGCCTGGCACGAGACGCCGGTTTACCGGCGTGAAGATTTGTCCGCTCAAGCGCCGCTGGTGGGCCCGGCCATTGTACTGGAAGCCACCTCGACCATCGTCATCGAACCCGGTTGGCAAGCCCAATTGCAAGCCGGCGGCGATTTACTGTTGACGCGGCGTAGGGCATTGTCCGACAGGCATACCGTCGGCGCCCAGCGCGATCCGGTATTGCTGGAAATTTTTAACAGGCGCTTTATGTCGGTGGCCGAACAAATGGGGTTTGTGCTGCAAAACACCGCGCACTCAGTCAATATCAAAGAGCGGTTGGATTTTTCCTGCGCTGTGTTCGATGCGCATGGGCAACTGGTCGCCAACGCGCCGCATATTCCGGTGCATTTGGGCTCCATGGGTGAAAGCGTTAAGGCTTTGATCGCGCTAAAAGGCGATGATTTTCAGGCGGGCGAGGCTTATCTGTCGAATTCGCCTTACGCCGGCGGCACCCATTTACCCGACATTACCGTGGTGACGCCGGTGTTTGACGCCGACGACGGGCAATTGCTGTTTTTTGTCGCGTCGCGCGGCCACCATGCCGATATCGGCGGCATTTCACCGGGTTCCATGCCCGCCAACAGCCGTTGCATCGAAGATGAAGGTATCCTGAGTGCCGGCTTACGGATACTCGAACACGGGGAGTTTCAGGAGCAGGCGGTCAGGCAATGGCTGGCGAGCAACCCGCATCCGGCCCGCAATCCGCAGCAGAATCTGGCCGATCTGCAAGCGCAAATCGCCGCCAACCAAAAAGGCGTGCAGGAATTGTTGGCAATGGTAAAGGCTTATTCGTTGCCGGTGGTGACGGCCTATATGCAGCATGTGCAAGACCATGCCGAGTCTTGCGTGCGCGAATTGTTGACGCGCCTGGCTGCAGGGCGCTTTGAATACACGATGGACCAGGGCGCGAAAATCGTGGTGACTGTCGGCGTAGACCATGAACGGCGGTGTGCCCGCATCGATTTCAGCGGCACGTCGCCGCAACTGCCCGGCAACTTTAACGCGCCGGCGGCGGTGTGCAAGGCGGCGGTGCTGTATGTATTTCGAAGTTTGCTGCAAGACGACATTCCTCTGAATGCCGGTTGTTTAAAGCCGCTGGACATTATCATTCCGCCCGGCTGCCTGCTTAATCCGGTCTATCCGGCGGCCGTGGTGGCCGGCAACGTTGAGACCTCGCAATATATCGTCGATGCCTTGTACGGCGCCTTGGGTGCGCTGGCGGCTTCGCAAGGCAGCATGAACAACCTTACCTTCGGCAACGCGCGCTTGCAATATTACGAGACCATTTGCGGCGGTGCCGGGGCCGGCGACGGCTTTAATGGTGCCGACGCCGTGCATACCCACATGACCAATTCACGTATCACCGACCCGGAAATCCTGGAAGCCCGTTTTCCGGTGTTGTTGCGGGAGTTTTCGATACGCAGCGGTAGCGGCGGGGCGGGGCAATATAAGGGCGGGGACGGCGTTATCAGGCGCATCGAGTTTCGCGAAGCCATGCGAGTCGGTATCCTGTCCAGCCACCGCGTGCTGCCGCCTTTCGGTTTAATGGGTGGGGGAGACGGTGCCTTGGGCGCAAATCGGTTGATCCGCCGGGACGGCCGCAGCGAACAACTGACGGGCTGTGCCGAAATCCAGGTCGAAGCCGGCGACACTATCGTCATCGAAACGCCGGGCGGCGGCGGTTACGGCACGTGCTAA
- the fabA gene encoding 3-hydroxyacyl-[acyl-carrier-protein] dehydratase FabA, translated as MEKQHSFTREELLMSGRGELYGPKNAQLPLPPMLMMDRITHMSDEGGKYGKGEIIAELDITPDLWFFDCHFQGDPVMPGCLGLDAMWQLVGFYLCWMGGPGKGRALGCGEVKFTGQVLPTAKKVVYKIDLKRVILRKLVMGIADATMEVDGKQIYEATDLRVGLFTSTQDF; from the coding sequence ATGGAGAAACAGCACAGTTTCACGCGCGAAGAATTATTGATGTCCGGTCGCGGCGAATTATACGGCCCCAAAAACGCGCAACTGCCCCTCCCCCCCATGCTGATGATGGACCGCATCACGCATATGTCGGACGAAGGCGGCAAGTACGGCAAGGGCGAAATCATTGCTGAACTGGATATCACGCCCGACCTATGGTTCTTCGATTGCCACTTCCAGGGCGACCCGGTTATGCCCGGCTGTTTGGGACTGGACGCCATGTGGCAACTGGTGGGCTTCTATCTGTGCTGGATGGGCGGCCCAGGCAAAGGCCGCGCTTTAGGGTGCGGCGAAGTCAAATTTACCGGACAAGTCCTGCCCACCGCCAAAAAAGTCGTCTACAAAATCGACCTGAAACGGGTGATTTTGCGCAAACTGGTGATGGGTATCGCCGACGCCACCATGGAAGTGGACGGCAAACAAATTTATGAAGCCACCGATTTACGGGTTGGCTTGTTCACTTCTACACAAGATTTTTAA
- the galE gene encoding UDP-glucose 4-epimerase GalE — protein MTNTILVTGGAGYIGSHTCVELISNGFDVVIVDNLSNSKLESIRRIEKITGQAVPFYQADIRDAAALNRIFQKHTINAVIHFAGLKAVGESCQQPLGYYQNNIAGTLVLLETMAENGVKSLVFSSSATVYGDPHTVPITEQFPLQATNPYGRTKLFIEEILRDASAADALNQHQQHWKIAILRYFNPIGAHHSGLIGEDPNGIPNNLMPYLSQVAIGKLPVLSVFGDDYATHDGTGVRDYIHVVDLAQGHIKALQYLMKQADDASTCEAFNLGTGNGYSVLDMINTFSRVTGQSVPYQITPRRPGDVAACFADPGLALEKLAWKADRDLQQMMTDVWRWQNNNPDGYC, from the coding sequence ATGACCAACACTATTCTGGTAACCGGCGGCGCCGGTTATATCGGTAGCCATACCTGCGTTGAACTTATTAGCAATGGTTTCGATGTCGTCATCGTCGACAACCTCAGCAACAGCAAACTCGAATCCATCCGCAGAATAGAAAAAATCACCGGCCAAGCCGTCCCGTTTTATCAGGCCGATATCCGCGACGCGGCAGCACTCAACCGTATCTTCCAAAAGCATACAATCAATGCAGTCATCCACTTCGCGGGACTGAAAGCCGTTGGCGAATCCTGCCAGCAACCGCTTGGTTATTATCAAAACAATATCGCCGGCACCTTGGTTTTACTGGAAACCATGGCCGAAAACGGCGTCAAAAGCCTGGTATTCAGTTCATCCGCCACCGTCTACGGCGACCCGCACACCGTGCCCATTACAGAGCAATTTCCGTTACAGGCCACTAACCCTTACGGCCGTACCAAATTGTTCATTGAAGAAATCCTGCGCGACGCCAGTGCGGCGGATGCGCTTAACCAACATCAGCAGCATTGGAAGATTGCCATCTTGCGTTACTTCAACCCGATCGGCGCGCATCACAGCGGCCTGATCGGCGAAGACCCCAACGGTATACCGAACAACCTGATGCCTTATTTGTCGCAGGTCGCTATCGGCAAGTTGCCGGTTTTATCGGTGTTCGGCGACGATTACGCCACCCATGACGGTACCGGCGTGCGCGATTACATTCATGTAGTCGATCTGGCCCAAGGCCATATCAAAGCGTTGCAGTATTTAATGAAACAAGCCGACGACGCCTCAACTTGCGAGGCGTTCAATCTGGGCACCGGTAACGGCTACAGCGTGTTGGACATGATTAACACCTTCAGCCGGGTAACGGGCCAGTCCGTACCTTATCAAATCACCCCCAGACGTCCCGGCGATGTCGCCGCCTGTTTCGCCGACCCAGGTCTGGCGCTGGAAAAATTAGCCTGGAAAGCGGACAGAGACCTGCAACAAATGATGACCGATGTCTGGCGCTGGCAAAACAACAATCCTGACGGTTATTGTTGA
- the ttcA gene encoding tRNA 2-thiocytidine(32) synthetase TtcA: MSDLEQKSRTQFNKLQKRLRRCVGEAIADFNMIEDGDKIMVCLSGGKDSYTMLDILLNLQKTAPVSFEIVAVNLDQKQPGFPEHVLPEYLQSIGVPFHIIEHDTYSIVKRIIPEGKTTCSLCSRLRRGTLYGFAKEHNVTKIALGHHREDIIETFFLNMFYGGKLKAMPPKLLSDDKQNIIIRPLAYCREKDINRFAAFKKFPIIPCNLCGSQENLQRKAMKQMLAGWDKQFPGRLETIFASLQNIAPSQMADTGLFDFAGLQRDPDSPAARVTSDEPGLDILER, translated from the coding sequence ATGTCCGATTTAGAACAAAAATCCCGCACCCAATTCAATAAGTTGCAGAAACGCCTGCGCCGCTGCGTCGGTGAAGCGATTGCCGATTTCAACATGATAGAAGACGGCGATAAAATCATGGTCTGCCTGTCCGGCGGCAAAGATTCTTATACCATGCTGGATATTTTGTTGAATTTGCAAAAGACCGCACCGGTCAGCTTCGAAATCGTCGCCGTCAACCTGGACCAAAAGCAGCCGGGGTTTCCCGAGCATGTGCTTCCGGAGTATCTGCAATCCATCGGCGTACCTTTCCATATTATCGAGCACGATACCTACAGCATCGTCAAACGCATTATCCCGGAAGGCAAAACCACCTGCAGCCTTTGCTCCCGCTTGCGGCGCGGGACATTATACGGTTTCGCCAAGGAACATAACGTTACTAAAATCGCCTTGGGCCACCATCGCGAAGACATTATCGAAACGTTTTTTTTGAACATGTTTTACGGCGGCAAACTCAAGGCCATGCCGCCCAAACTGCTCAGCGACGACAAACAAAACATCATCATTCGCCCGTTGGCCTATTGCAGGGAAAAGGATATCAACCGCTTCGCGGCCTTTAAAAAATTCCCTATCATTCCTTGCAATCTGTGCGGCTCGCAGGAAAACCTGCAGCGCAAGGCCATGAAACAAATGCTGGCGGGCTGGGACAAACAATTTCCGGGCCGCCTGGAAACCATTTTCGCCAGCTTGCAGAATATCGCTCCCTCGCAGATGGCCGATACCGGCCTGTTTGATTTCGCCGGCTTGCAGCGAGATCCCGACTCGCCTGCGGCTCGGGTCACATCGGACGAACCCGGACTGGACATTCTTGAACGCTAA
- a CDS encoding DUF167 domain-containing protein — MAKPKKSKTKDVGKGLAIDGFCGWDGDILVLNVLGTPSAKQDVIGKPKGNQLKISVTATPENGKATDHMVRFLAKQFRVAVNDIEVVFGRFNINKQLRIKAPKQLPAVISKQLDALD, encoded by the coding sequence ATGGCAAAACCGAAAAAATCCAAGACTAAGGACGTAGGCAAAGGGTTAGCGATAGACGGTTTTTGTGGCTGGGACGGCGACATCCTGGTGCTGAACGTGCTGGGTACGCCCAGTGCGAAGCAGGATGTGATCGGCAAGCCCAAAGGCAATCAGCTTAAGATCAGCGTCACCGCGACACCGGAAAACGGCAAGGCGACCGACCACATGGTGCGTTTTCTGGCCAAACAATTTCGGGTAGCGGTTAACGACATCGAAGTGGTGTTTGGCCGTTTTAATATCAATAAACAGCTGCGTATCAAGGCGCCCAAGCAACTGCCGGCGGTGATCAGCAAGCAGTTGGACGCGCTTGATTAG
- the fabB gene encoding beta-ketoacyl-ACP synthase I: MRRAVVTGLGIVSSIGNNRDEVVASLKAGRSGVVHADVYQELGFRSHVHAPVNLNLDDVIDRKIKRFMGDGAAYNYVAMAQAIADSGLEEDQVSNVRTGLVMGSGGPSTANVVDAADILRSKGVKKVGPYMVPRAMSSTNTACLATPYKIKGVNYSISSACATSAHCIGHAMELIQLNKQDVVFAGGGEELHWTMSVLFDAMGALSSKYNDAPATASRPYDVTRDGFVISGGGGVLVIEELEHAKARGAKIYAELVGYGATSDGYDMVQPSGEGAVRCMQQAMATVDGKIDYINAHGTSTPVGDTRELEALRNVFGAENVPAVSSTKSLTGHALGAAGVNEAIYSLLMMQESFLSASANITELDPQAAGIPIVRDLQENVTLNTIMSNSFGFGGTNATLIFQRYNG; the protein is encoded by the coding sequence ATGAGACGCGCGGTTGTAACAGGTTTAGGCATAGTCTCCAGCATCGGTAATAACAGGGATGAAGTCGTGGCGTCGCTCAAAGCCGGACGCTCTGGTGTGGTACATGCCGACGTTTATCAGGAACTGGGTTTCAGAAGCCATGTACACGCGCCGGTCAATTTGAATCTGGATGACGTTATCGACCGGAAAATCAAACGTTTCATGGGCGACGGCGCCGCATACAACTATGTGGCCATGGCGCAAGCCATCGCCGACTCCGGTCTGGAGGAGGATCAAGTTTCGAATGTCCGTACCGGTCTGGTGATGGGTTCCGGTGGGCCTTCCACAGCCAACGTGGTGGACGCTGCCGACATCCTGCGCTCGAAAGGCGTTAAAAAAGTCGGCCCCTATATGGTGCCGCGTGCCATGTCCAGTACCAATACCGCCTGTCTGGCCACGCCTTATAAAATCAAGGGCGTCAACTACAGCATCAGCTCCGCTTGCGCAACCAGCGCGCATTGTATCGGCCACGCCATGGAATTGATCCAGCTAAATAAACAAGACGTTGTGTTTGCCGGCGGCGGCGAAGAACTGCACTGGACCATGTCGGTATTGTTCGACGCCATGGGTGCACTGTCGTCAAAATATAACGACGCACCGGCAACGGCTTCCCGTCCTTACGATGTCACCCGCGACGGTTTTGTGATTTCCGGCGGCGGCGGCGTGCTGGTCATCGAAGAGCTGGAGCATGCCAAAGCCCGCGGCGCCAAAATATACGCCGAATTGGTCGGCTACGGTGCGACTTCCGATGGTTACGACATGGTGCAACCGTCCGGCGAAGGTGCCGTGCGCTGCATGCAGCAAGCCATGGCCACCGTTGACGGCAAAATCGATTACATCAATGCCCACGGCACCAGCACGCCGGTGGGCGACACGCGCGAACTGGAAGCCTTGCGCAATGTGTTCGGCGCCGAGAACGTGCCGGCGGTCAGCTCCACCAAATCGTTGACCGGCCATGCTTTGGGCGCCGCTGGCGTCAATGAAGCGATTTATTCCTTATTGATGATGCAAGAAAGTTTTCTCAGCGCCTCCGCCAACATTACCGAGTTGGATCCGCAAGCGGCCGGCATACCCATCGTCCGCGACCTGCAGGAAAATGTGACCTTAAACACCATCATGTCCAACAGTTTCGGCTTTGGCGGCACCAATGCCACGCTGATCTTCCAGCGTTATAACGGTTAA
- a CDS encoding winged helix-turn-helix transcriptional regulator, which produces MDYGQFCPIAKAMEILCERWTLLILRELHMGATRFNELQRGLTLISPTILTKRLNDLTNAELIMRKKIPGQRGYEYFLTQSGKETLPILKVIGDWGMCWARGDLRDSDLDVELLMLYLQRSIKPEQLPGNQSVIRFEFTDLSKFGSWWLVVKGDNVDICLEDPGQDVDVYFTTNLRTMIDCWMGDTSYSAAIKNKSLTLVGPSALTRNVQNWLSDSIFAGIRPAREI; this is translated from the coding sequence GTGGATTACGGCCAATTTTGCCCTATCGCCAAAGCGATGGAGATATTGTGCGAGCGCTGGACGCTGTTGATACTGCGCGAATTGCATATGGGGGCGACGCGCTTCAACGAATTGCAACGCGGTTTGACTTTGATATCGCCCACCATCCTGACCAAGCGCTTAAACGATTTAACCAACGCGGAATTAATCATGCGTAAGAAAATTCCGGGTCAACGCGGTTATGAATATTTTCTGACCCAATCCGGAAAAGAAACCTTGCCCATACTCAAGGTTATCGGCGATTGGGGCATGTGTTGGGCGCGCGGGGACTTGCGCGATAGCGATCTTGATGTGGAATTGCTGATGCTCTATTTACAGCGGAGCATCAAACCCGAACAGTTGCCGGGCAATCAATCGGTTATCCGCTTCGAATTCACGGACTTGAGCAAGTTCGGTAGTTGGTGGCTGGTTGTAAAAGGCGATAATGTGGATATTTGTTTAGAAGATCCAGGGCAGGATGTCGACGTGTATTTCACGACCAATTTACGCACCATGATCGATTGCTGGATGGGCGACACCAGCTACAGCGCGGCCATCAAAAATAAAAGTTTGACCTTGGTTGGACCTTCCGCGCTGACGCGAAACGTGCAAAACTGGTTGAGCGACAGTATTTTTGCCGGGATTCGCCCCGCGCGCGAAATCTAG
- a CDS encoding GNAT family N-acetyltransferase — protein sequence MSTTIQRATEANAADIAVMVGELLTEIMQQIGEQTFNFDLQETADRLRDLLEKQVYVVFVAYDSLHNAVGFLSLSESHALYAEGAFGIVPELYVRPAFRSGQVGRKLVSQAKAYGAVKGWTRLEVTTPPLPQFDRTLGFYQREGFSISGGRKLKLLL from the coding sequence ATGAGTACAACTATACAACGCGCCACGGAGGCGAATGCAGCAGACATTGCGGTCATGGTCGGCGAGCTGCTGACGGAAATCATGCAGCAGATTGGCGAGCAGACCTTCAACTTCGATTTGCAGGAAACCGCCGACAGGCTGCGGGATTTGCTGGAGAAACAGGTTTATGTGGTGTTTGTCGCCTACGACAGCCTGCACAATGCAGTGGGTTTCCTGAGCTTGTCTGAAAGTCATGCGCTGTATGCGGAAGGCGCTTTCGGCATCGTACCCGAGCTTTATGTGCGTCCGGCGTTTCGCTCCGGGCAGGTTGGGCGTAAGCTGGTTTCGCAGGCCAAAGCCTATGGCGCCGTTAAAGGCTGGACGCGGCTGGAAGTGACTACACCGCCGTTGCCGCAATTCGACCGGACTTTGGGGTTTTATCAACGCGAAGGCTTTAGTATTAGCGGCGGGCGCAAGTTAAAATTGCTGTTATGA
- a CDS encoding TfoX/Sxy family protein, with protein MNEFSAYLPELFELFGPVDVRGMFGGYGVFRDGLMFALAVDDSLYLKADAENAGYFEQMNLARFEYIRSGKVARLGYYQAPPEIMEDRELAAVWARRSYDAALRAQRKKPNSKTVTANQ; from the coding sequence GTGAACGAATTCAGCGCTTATCTGCCGGAGTTGTTCGAGCTGTTTGGTCCTGTCGACGTCCGCGGGATGTTTGGCGGTTACGGGGTTTTTCGCGACGGCTTGATGTTCGCGCTGGCCGTGGACGATAGTCTGTATCTGAAAGCCGATGCCGAAAACGCCGGTTATTTCGAGCAGATGAATCTCGCCCGGTTCGAATACATCAGAAGCGGCAAAGTCGCCAGACTAGGGTATTACCAAGCCCCGCCGGAAATCATGGAAGACCGCGAGCTAGCGGCGGTTTGGGCGCGGCGTTCTTACGACGCGGCATTGCGGGCGCAGCGTAAAAAACCTAACAGCAAAACGGTTACTGCAAACCAATAG